From the genome of Hymenobacter sp. PAMC 26628, one region includes:
- a CDS encoding SDR family oxidoreductase, translated as MKAVAQKLPYPGKQADMKMQPQSDLRAYRAAGKLQDKIALITGADSGIGRAVAVAFAKEGAHVTIVFNENLEDAQQTQAMVEAEKRRCLVLQLDVRDPEQCKQAVRRTVQEFGRLNILVNNAAYQQAQEKFEDIPEEQIRRTFDTNILGYIWMAQAAIPHLQKGDAIVNTGSIVGITGIPLLVDYAASKAGIHALTKSLALYLGERNIRVNCVVPGPVWTPNIPGTMPLDEIAKFGHEVALKRPGQPDELAPAYVLLASDDGSFMTGSLVHVTGGKLSSDE; from the coding sequence ATGAAGGCCGTGGCCCAGAAGCTGCCCTACCCCGGCAAGCAGGCCGACATGAAGATGCAGCCGCAGTCGGACCTGCGGGCCTACCGCGCCGCCGGCAAGCTCCAGGACAAAATTGCCCTCATCACCGGGGCCGACTCCGGCATTGGCCGGGCCGTGGCCGTGGCCTTCGCCAAGGAAGGGGCCCACGTAACCATCGTGTTCAACGAAAACCTGGAGGATGCCCAGCAAACCCAGGCCATGGTGGAAGCCGAAAAGCGCCGTTGCTTGGTGCTTCAGCTCGACGTGCGCGACCCTGAGCAGTGCAAGCAGGCCGTGCGCCGCACCGTGCAGGAGTTCGGCCGGCTGAACATCCTGGTGAACAACGCCGCCTACCAGCAGGCGCAGGAGAAATTTGAGGACATTCCAGAGGAGCAAATCCGGCGCACGTTCGATACCAACATCCTGGGCTACATCTGGATGGCGCAGGCGGCCATTCCGCACCTGCAAAAGGGCGACGCCATCGTGAACACCGGCAGCATCGTGGGCATCACGGGCATCCCGCTTTTGGTAGACTACGCTGCCTCGAAAGCCGGCATCCACGCCCTCACCAAGTCGCTGGCCCTGTACCTGGGCGAGCGCAACATTCGGGTGAACTGTGTGGTGCCCGGCCCGGTGTGGACGCCCAACATCCCCGGCACCATGCCACTAGATGAGATTGCGAAGTTTGGCCACGAGGTGGCCCTCAAGCGCCCCGGCCAGCCCGACGAGCTGGCCCCGGCCTACGTGCTGCTGGCCTCCGACGATGGCTCGTTCATGACCGGCAGCCTCGTACACGTCACGGGCGGCAAGCTCAGCAGCGACGAGTAG
- the metF gene encoding methylenetetrahydrofolate reductase [NAD(P)H], protein MKVTEHLAQAKGKTLFSFEVLPPKKGENIHTLFSNIEPLMEFKPPFIDVTYHREEYVYRQHPNGLLEKKTVRRRPGTVGICAAIKNRFDVDTVPHLICGGFTKEETENALIDLHFLGIDTILALRGDPIKSEGVFKPEPDGHAYACDLIGQVSDLNKGEYLDQEQDDAWATNFCIGTAGYPEKHFEAPNYGADIRYLKHKVDRGADYIVTQMFFDNEQFFDFERRCRAAGITVPIIPGLKPLTTKAQLSALPRNFFLNFPEPLVEAISQCRDNEAARIIGTEWCLNQSRELMAHGVPSLHYYSMGKSENIRKVARELF, encoded by the coding sequence ATGAAAGTGACCGAACACCTCGCCCAGGCCAAGGGCAAAACGCTGTTTTCCTTCGAAGTGCTGCCGCCCAAAAAGGGCGAGAACATCCACACGCTGTTCTCGAACATCGAGCCGCTGATGGAATTCAAGCCGCCGTTCATCGACGTGACCTACCACCGCGAGGAATACGTGTACCGCCAGCACCCCAACGGCCTGCTGGAGAAAAAAACCGTGCGCCGCCGGCCGGGCACGGTGGGCATCTGCGCGGCCATCAAAAACCGCTTCGACGTGGACACCGTGCCCCACCTCATCTGCGGCGGCTTCACGAAGGAAGAAACGGAGAACGCACTGATTGACCTACACTTCCTGGGCATCGACACCATCCTGGCCCTGCGCGGCGACCCCATTAAGTCGGAGGGCGTGTTCAAGCCCGAGCCCGACGGCCACGCCTACGCCTGCGACCTCATTGGGCAGGTGTCCGACCTGAACAAGGGCGAGTACCTCGACCAGGAGCAGGACGACGCCTGGGCCACCAACTTCTGCATCGGCACGGCCGGCTACCCCGAAAAGCACTTCGAGGCCCCCAACTACGGGGCCGACATCCGTTACCTCAAGCACAAGGTGGACCGCGGCGCCGACTACATTGTGACCCAGATGTTTTTCGACAACGAGCAGTTTTTCGACTTTGAGCGCCGCTGCCGGGCGGCGGGTATCACGGTGCCCATCATCCCGGGCCTCAAGCCGCTCACCACCAAGGCCCAGCTCTCGGCCCTGCCGCGCAACTTCTTCCTCAACTTCCCCGAGCCGCTGGTGGAAGCCATCAGCCAGTGCCGCGACAACGAGGCCGCCCGCATCATTGGCACCGAGTGGTGCCTCAATCAGAGCCGCGAACTGATGGCCCACGGCGTGCCCTCGCTGCACTACTACTCGATGGGCAAGTCGGAAAACATCCGCAAGGTGGCCCGGGAGCTGTTTTAA
- a CDS encoding tetratricopeptide repeat protein codes for MLDDLFAQLRVATAPAEIEALQNGIWQVWLATGDAALDKQLEAGMRALQAADFTRAIGVFDELIAAAPHLAEGWNKRATAYYQRGDYRASLADIAETLRREPRHFGALWGQAAILRQLADPRRALRTLKQLEALCPHLPGLREQQLVLREQLEDGNGTF; via the coding sequence ATGCTCGACGACCTCTTTGCCCAGCTCCGCGTGGCCACTGCGCCGGCCGAGATTGAGGCCCTGCAAAACGGCATCTGGCAGGTGTGGCTGGCCACCGGCGACGCGGCCCTCGACAAGCAGCTGGAGGCCGGCATGCGGGCCCTGCAAGCCGCCGATTTCACCCGCGCCATCGGCGTGTTTGACGAACTAATTGCCGCTGCCCCGCACCTGGCCGAAGGCTGGAACAAGCGCGCTACGGCCTACTACCAGCGCGGCGACTACCGCGCCTCGCTGGCCGACATTGCCGAAACCCTGCGCCGCGAGCCCCGACACTTTGGGGCCCTGTGGGGCCAGGCGGCCATTTTGCGGCAGCTGGCCGACCCGCGCCGGGCCCTGCGCACGCTGAAGCAGCTGGAGGCCCTGTGCCCGCACCTGCCCGGCCTGCGCGAGCAGCAGCTGGTCCTGCGCGAGCAGCTGGAGGACGGCAACGGCACATTCTAA
- a CDS encoding GMC family oxidoreductase produces MPDEEVIEEGVLNPVQPEIQDPLLRELMADAPATAPALDIPQEKAQPTTAPLEEVDCVVIGLGAGGAPLLARLAQAGLKVVALEAGPWHNPEKDFATDERAQDFLFWNDERLAAGGDPLAMGKNNSGTGVGGSTLHYTAYTPRPLPDDLHIKRDFDKGEDWPLTYDDLAPYYEEVEQFLGVSGPSPYPWGPSRPKGYALAPLPLNSAAQLMVRGAEKIGLRTAPAANAALSARYYQEGVGWREACTNRGFCQAGCSNGAKASMDVTFIPLAVKYGADIRPNSFVTEIERNAQGLVTAVVYTQNGQQHRQPCRNLFLCGGSVETPRLLLMNELALSSGQVGRNLMAHPGVQVWGTFADEVRPNKGIPGGLISQDTHRPNDADFAGGYLLQSIGVMPVTFSGQVARGRKLWGQPLRDYMRSFNHIAGINILGDCLPHTSNYLELSDELDARQLPKPRLYFTAQENEHRMNAHAEKVMRNIWEAAGATDIWAFGRYAHVIGTARMGLSGDDAVVDRDGRAFDVPNLYISDNSTFPSALSVNPALTIMALSLRTADKFLERERRRDA; encoded by the coding sequence ATGCCCGACGAAGAAGTAATAGAAGAAGGCGTGTTGAACCCCGTGCAGCCGGAGATTCAGGACCCACTGCTGCGCGAGTTGATGGCCGATGCGCCGGCCACTGCACCGGCGCTGGATATCCCACAGGAAAAAGCCCAGCCCACCACCGCCCCGCTCGAAGAAGTGGACTGCGTGGTCATCGGCCTCGGAGCCGGGGGGGCCCCGCTGCTGGCTCGCCTCGCCCAGGCCGGCCTGAAGGTGGTAGCCCTGGAAGCTGGTCCCTGGCACAACCCCGAGAAAGACTTCGCCACCGACGAGCGGGCCCAGGACTTTCTGTTTTGGAACGACGAGCGCCTTGCGGCCGGCGGCGACCCGCTGGCCATGGGCAAAAACAACTCGGGTACCGGCGTGGGCGGCTCTACGCTGCACTACACGGCCTACACGCCCCGCCCCCTGCCCGACGACCTACACATCAAGCGCGACTTCGACAAGGGCGAAGACTGGCCTCTTACCTACGACGACCTCGCCCCATACTACGAAGAGGTGGAGCAGTTTTTGGGCGTTTCGGGGCCCTCGCCCTACCCCTGGGGCCCCAGCCGGCCCAAGGGCTATGCCCTGGCCCCGCTGCCGCTCAATAGCGCTGCCCAGCTAATGGTGCGCGGGGCCGAGAAAATCGGCCTCCGCACGGCCCCCGCGGCCAATGCGGCGCTGTCGGCCCGCTACTACCAGGAGGGCGTGGGCTGGCGCGAAGCCTGCACCAACCGTGGCTTCTGCCAGGCCGGCTGCTCAAACGGCGCCAAGGCCAGCATGGACGTGACGTTCATCCCGCTGGCAGTAAAGTACGGGGCCGACATCCGCCCCAACAGCTTCGTGACGGAGATTGAGCGCAACGCCCAGGGCCTCGTCACGGCCGTGGTGTACACCCAAAACGGCCAGCAGCACCGCCAGCCCTGCCGCAACCTATTCCTCTGCGGCGGCTCGGTCGAAACCCCGCGCTTGCTGCTAATGAACGAGTTGGCCCTCAGCAGCGGCCAGGTGGGCCGCAACCTGATGGCCCACCCCGGCGTGCAGGTCTGGGGCACGTTTGCCGACGAGGTGCGCCCGAACAAAGGCATTCCCGGGGGCCTCATTTCGCAGGATACCCACCGGCCCAACGACGCTGATTTTGCCGGCGGCTACCTGCTGCAAAGCATCGGCGTGATGCCGGTCACGTTTTCGGGCCAGGTGGCCCGGGGCCGCAAGCTGTGGGGCCAGCCCCTGCGCGACTACATGCGCAGCTTCAACCACATCGCCGGCATTAACATCCTCGGCGACTGCCTGCCCCACACCAGCAACTACCTGGAGCTCAGCGATGAGCTCGATGCTCGCCAGCTGCCCAAGCCGCGCCTGTACTTCACGGCCCAGGAAAACGAGCACCGCATGAACGCCCACGCCGAAAAGGTGATGCGCAACATCTGGGAAGCTGCCGGGGCTACCGACATCTGGGCCTTTGGGCGCTACGCCCACGTCATCGGCACGGCCCGCATGGGCCTGAGCGGCGACGACGCCGTGGTGGACCGCGACGGCCGGGCCTTCGACGTGCCCAACCTGTACATCTCCGATAACTCCACGTTCCCCAGCGCCCTGAGCGTGAACCCGGCCCTGACCATCATGGCCCTGAGCCTGCGCACGGCCGATAAATTCCTGGAGCGCGAGCGGCGCCGGGACGCTTGA
- a CDS encoding MFS transporter small subunit, which translates to MNLQSPNPNAADSSSGGSAVIAWLFVGLPLAWGVSQTFLKALALFK; encoded by the coding sequence ATGAACCTACAATCCCCTAACCCCAACGCCGCCGATTCATCGTCGGGCGGTTCCGCCGTCATCGCCTGGCTCTTCGTGGGCCTGCCCCTCGCCTGGGGCGTTTCGCAAACGTTCCTCAAGGCGCTGGCGCTATTTAAGTAA
- a CDS encoding MIP/aquaporin family protein, with translation MGFAAEMTRALRRHWPYYLAEAAGPATFLIVSSATAVVFHHPNSAVARAFGPSEMGQRVGLGSVIALLIMAMAYSPWGKRSGAHFNPAVTLGFWQLGHIRAADALWYVVFQFAGALAAGFAMFHLLQPWFGYPAIHYNITRPIEGDYGWLWALLAEIGISAVFMLVLLRALHSARLKGWAGALAGLMLAVFIVFEAPVSGMSLNPARSTGTAAAAGLAPALWLYFVGPPLAMWAAAVWLGRYRDRKALPERPPVYPDTTA, from the coding sequence ATGGGGTTTGCCGCCGAAATGACCCGAGCCCTGCGCCGCCATTGGCCTTACTACCTGGCAGAAGCAGCGGGCCCCGCAACCTTTCTGATCGTATCGAGCGCCACGGCGGTCGTGTTTCACCACCCCAATTCAGCGGTGGCCCGCGCCTTCGGGCCCAGCGAAATGGGGCAGCGCGTCGGGCTGGGCTCCGTAATAGCGCTGCTGATTATGGCCATGGCCTACTCGCCCTGGGGAAAGCGCTCGGGGGCCCACTTCAACCCAGCCGTGACGCTGGGTTTCTGGCAGCTCGGCCACATCCGCGCGGCCGACGCGTTGTGGTACGTGGTGTTCCAGTTCGCGGGGGCCCTGGCGGCGGGCTTTGCCATGTTTCACCTGCTGCAACCGTGGTTTGGCTACCCCGCCATTCATTACAACATCACCCGGCCCATCGAAGGCGATTACGGCTGGCTGTGGGCGCTGCTCGCCGAAATTGGCATTTCGGCGGTGTTCATGCTGGTGCTGCTGCGGGCGCTGCATTCTGCGCGGCTCAAGGGGTGGGCGGGGGCGCTGGCGGGGCTGATGCTGGCCGTATTTATTGTATTCGAGGCCCCCGTTTCGGGCATGAGCCTGAACCCGGCCCGCAGTACGGGCACGGCCGCTGCTGCCGGCCTGGCCCCAGCGCTCTGGCTGTACTTCGTGGGGCCCCCGCTGGCCATGTGGGCCGCGGCCGTGTGGCTTGGGCGCTACCGCGACCGAAAAGCCCTGCCCGAGCGCCCACCTGTGTACCCCGATACTACCGCGTAG
- the metH gene encoding methionine synthase, whose translation MGTMIQRHPLTEEDFRGPRFADHPKPLRGNNDLLSLTRPDIIRGIHAEYFAAGADMVETNTFSGTTIAQADYGLEHIVYELNYESARLARDAADEYSTPDRPRFVAGAVGPTNRTASLSPDVNRPGFRAVTFDELATAYLEQVRGLVDGGVDTLLIETIFDTLNAKAALYAVQKFFDEGGRQVPIMISGTITDASGRTLSGQTVEAFWNSIRHLPLLSVGLNCALGAHQLKQYVEELSRISDVHISAYPNAGLPNAFGGYDESAQEFAALVEDYLKDGIVTVVGGCCGTTPQHIAELSKLAEKYRPRPLPAAGPPATRLSGLEPFGITHDSLFVNVGERCNVTGSRAFARLIRTGAYEEALAVARAQVEGGAQVIDVNMDEGMLDSEQAMTTFLNLIASEPDISRVPLMIDSSKWSVLEAGLKCVQGKSIVNSISLKEGEEVFLQRARTVRQYGAAMVVMAFDEDGQADTLERRKIICQRSYDLLIGIGFPAEDIIFDANILIVGTGMEEHRTYALDFIEAVRWIKATLPGALTSGGVSNISFSFRGNDVVREAIHSSFLLHAIRAGLDMGIVNPSQLAVYDDVPKDLMELVEDVLLNRRADATERLVDFAETVKKKDKTEVVADAWRALPVQERLQHALIKGITEFIDQDTEEVRQQVARPLDVIEGPLMSGMNVVGDLFGAGKMFLPQVVKSARVMKKAVAYLEPYLLADKQSGDRQTAGKILLATVKGDVHDIGKNIVGVVLACNNFDIVDLGVMVPLERILDEAVRQGADIIGLSGLITPSLDEMVYVGQAMQKRGLTVPLLIGGATTSRLHTAVKIAPGYGGPVVHVNDASRSVGVAAGLLGSGRDAYAQTVADDYAALRTDYAGRQRDKNYQTIADARANGVKIDWAGAPITKPTFLGTKTFDNYDLAELAQYIDWTPFFHTWELKGRYPRILTDENLGEAATKLFEDAQAMLKKIVDEKLLTARAVVGFWPANTVGHDTIELYADDERGAPVAEFFTLRQQGEKGPDIPNIAFSDFLAPKASGRADYMGGFAVTTGIGIEKLVEAFEKDHDDYSSIMVKALADRLAEAFAERLHQRVREEFWGYAADEKLTGDDLIQEKYQGVRPAPGYPGCPDHTEKITLFQLLDAERQTGITLTENLAMYPTAAVSGMYYAHPDSRYFGLGKIGRDQVVDMAERKGMALPELERWLMPNLNYEPVTLAVSQ comes from the coding sequence ATGGGCACCATGATTCAGCGCCACCCGCTTACGGAAGAGGACTTCCGGGGCCCCCGCTTCGCCGACCATCCCAAGCCGTTGCGCGGCAATAACGACCTGCTGAGTTTGACGCGGCCCGACATCATCCGCGGCATCCACGCCGAGTATTTTGCCGCCGGGGCCGACATGGTGGAGACCAATACCTTCTCGGGCACCACCATCGCCCAGGCCGACTACGGCTTAGAACACATTGTGTACGAGCTGAATTATGAGTCGGCGCGCCTGGCCCGCGATGCGGCCGACGAGTACAGCACGCCCGACCGGCCGCGCTTCGTGGCCGGGGCCGTGGGGCCCACCAACCGCACCGCCTCGCTCTCGCCCGACGTGAACCGGCCCGGCTTCCGCGCCGTAACCTTCGACGAGCTGGCCACGGCCTACTTGGAGCAGGTGCGCGGGCTGGTGGACGGCGGCGTGGACACGCTGCTCATCGAAACCATTTTCGACACCCTCAACGCCAAGGCCGCGCTGTACGCGGTGCAGAAGTTCTTCGACGAGGGCGGCCGCCAAGTGCCGATCATGATTTCGGGCACCATCACCGACGCTTCGGGCCGCACGCTCTCGGGCCAAACGGTGGAGGCCTTTTGGAATTCCATTCGCCACCTGCCGCTGCTGAGCGTGGGCCTGAACTGCGCCCTGGGGGCCCACCAGCTAAAGCAGTACGTGGAGGAGTTGAGCCGCATTTCCGACGTGCACATCTCGGCCTATCCCAACGCCGGCCTGCCCAACGCCTTTGGCGGCTACGACGAGTCGGCCCAGGAATTTGCGGCCCTGGTGGAAGATTATTTGAAGGATGGCATCGTGACGGTGGTGGGCGGCTGCTGCGGCACCACGCCCCAGCACATCGCCGAGCTAAGCAAGCTAGCCGAAAAGTACCGGCCGCGGCCCTTGCCCGCTGCGGGGCCCCCAGCCACGCGGCTGAGCGGCCTGGAGCCGTTCGGCATCACCCACGACAGCCTGTTTGTGAACGTGGGCGAGCGCTGCAACGTGACCGGCTCGCGCGCGTTTGCCCGCCTCATCCGCACGGGGGCCTACGAGGAAGCCCTGGCCGTGGCCCGCGCCCAGGTGGAGGGCGGGGCCCAGGTCATCGACGTGAACATGGACGAGGGCATGCTCGACTCGGAGCAGGCCATGACCACGTTTCTGAACCTAATTGCCTCGGAGCCCGACATTTCGCGGGTGCCGCTGATGATCGACTCCTCGAAGTGGAGCGTGCTGGAGGCCGGCCTGAAGTGCGTGCAGGGCAAGAGCATCGTGAACTCGATTTCGCTGAAAGAGGGCGAGGAAGTGTTTTTGCAGCGCGCCCGCACCGTGCGCCAGTACGGCGCGGCCATGGTGGTGATGGCCTTCGACGAGGATGGCCAGGCCGACACGCTGGAGCGCCGCAAAATCATCTGCCAGCGCAGCTACGACTTGCTGATAGGCATCGGCTTCCCGGCCGAGGACATCATTTTTGACGCCAACATCCTCATCGTGGGCACGGGCATGGAGGAGCACCGCACCTACGCGCTCGACTTTATCGAGGCCGTGCGTTGGATTAAAGCCACCCTGCCGGGGGCCCTGACGAGCGGCGGCGTGAGCAACATTTCGTTCTCGTTCCGGGGCAACGACGTGGTGCGCGAGGCCATCCACTCGTCGTTCCTGTTACACGCCATCCGCGCCGGGCTCGACATGGGCATCGTGAACCCCAGCCAGTTGGCCGTGTACGACGACGTGCCCAAGGACCTGATGGAGCTGGTGGAAGACGTGCTGCTGAACCGCCGCGCCGACGCCACCGAGCGGCTGGTGGACTTCGCCGAAACCGTTAAGAAGAAGGACAAAACCGAGGTGGTGGCCGACGCCTGGCGCGCCCTGCCGGTGCAGGAGCGCCTGCAACACGCTTTGATTAAAGGCATTACCGAATTTATCGACCAGGATACCGAGGAGGTGCGCCAGCAGGTGGCCCGGCCCCTCGACGTGATTGAGGGGCCCCTGATGAGCGGCATGAACGTGGTGGGCGACCTGTTCGGGGCCGGCAAGATGTTCCTGCCCCAGGTGGTGAAATCGGCCCGCGTGATGAAGAAAGCGGTGGCCTACCTGGAGCCCTACCTGCTGGCCGACAAGCAGAGCGGCGACCGGCAGACTGCCGGTAAAATCCTGCTGGCCACGGTGAAAGGCGACGTGCACGACATCGGCAAGAACATCGTGGGCGTGGTGCTGGCCTGCAATAACTTCGACATCGTGGACCTGGGCGTGATGGTGCCCCTGGAGCGGATTCTGGACGAAGCCGTGCGGCAGGGGGCCGACATCATCGGCCTGTCGGGCCTCATCACGCCCTCGCTCGACGAGATGGTGTACGTGGGCCAGGCCATGCAGAAGCGCGGCCTCACAGTGCCGCTGCTCATCGGCGGGGCCACCACCTCGCGCCTGCACACGGCCGTGAAAATCGCGCCCGGCTACGGGGGCCCCGTGGTGCACGTCAACGACGCCTCGCGCTCGGTGGGCGTGGCCGCGGGCCTGCTCGGCTCGGGCCGCGATGCCTACGCCCAAACCGTGGCCGACGACTACGCCGCCCTGCGCACCGACTACGCCGGCCGCCAGCGCGACAAAAATTACCAAACCATTGCCGACGCCCGCGCCAACGGCGTGAAAATCGACTGGGCCGGGGCCCCCATTACCAAGCCTACTTTCTTAGGAACCAAGACGTTTGACAACTACGACTTGGCCGAGCTGGCCCAGTACATCGACTGGACGCCCTTCTTCCACACCTGGGAGCTGAAGGGGCGCTACCCGCGCATCCTCACCGACGAAAACCTGGGCGAAGCGGCCACCAAGCTGTTCGAGGACGCGCAGGCCATGCTCAAGAAAATTGTGGACGAGAAGCTGCTCACGGCCCGCGCCGTGGTGGGCTTCTGGCCGGCCAACACCGTGGGCCACGACACGATTGAGTTGTACGCCGACGACGAGCGCGGGGCCCCCGTGGCCGAGTTTTTCACCCTGCGCCAGCAGGGCGAGAAGGGCCCCGACATCCCCAACATCGCCTTTTCCGACTTCCTGGCGCCCAAGGCCAGCGGCCGGGCCGACTACATGGGCGGCTTCGCCGTGACGACGGGCATCGGCATTGAGAAGCTGGTGGAGGCCTTCGAAAAAGACCACGACGACTACTCCAGCATCATGGTGAAGGCCCTGGCCGACCGCCTCGCCGAGGCCTTTGCCGAGCGCCTGCACCAGCGCGTACGCGAAGAGTTCTGGGGCTACGCGGCCGACGAAAAGCTGACCGGCGACGACCTGATTCAGGAGAAGTACCAGGGCGTGCGCCCGGCCCCTGGCTACCCAGGCTGCCCCGACCACACCGAGAAAATCACACTCTTCCAACTGCTTGATGCCGAGCGACAAACGGGCATCACGCTCACCGAAAACCTGGCCATGTACCCCACGGCGGCCGTCAGCGGCATGTACTACGCCCACCCCGACTCGCGCTACTTCGGCCTCGGCAAAATTGGCCGCGACCAGGTGGTGGACATGGCCGAGCGCAAGGGCATGGCCCTGCCCGAGTTGGAGCGCTGGCTGATGCCCAACCTGAACTATGAACCCGTGACTTTAGCTGTTAGCCAATAG
- a CDS encoding gluconate 2-dehydrogenase subunit 3 family protein: MSAPHYPAGTVRALLPTAHVSEATRAALQQRLDAPADYTPQFLAPETFALLEAVAACLFPQPDRPAQPIALAPSVDQRLLEGRADGWRYDALPPDREAYRLGLGGIQETAQALFLNDFEQLDTQQRHLVMQAVAGGTPPGATWQTLDASRFFEEMLAELTETYYAHPLAQEEIGYVGMADLPAWTKIGLNEKEDREIPMGK; this comes from the coding sequence ATGTCTGCTCCCCACTACCCGGCCGGCACGGTGCGCGCCTTGCTGCCCACCGCGCACGTGTCCGAGGCTACCCGCGCCGCCTTGCAGCAGCGCCTCGACGCGCCCGCCGACTACACCCCGCAGTTCTTGGCCCCCGAAACCTTTGCCCTGCTCGAAGCCGTCGCCGCCTGCTTGTTTCCACAGCCCGACCGCCCCGCGCAGCCCATCGCCCTGGCCCCGTCGGTGGACCAGCGCCTGCTGGAAGGCCGGGCCGACGGCTGGCGCTACGACGCCCTCCCCCCCGACCGCGAAGCCTACCGCCTGGGCCTGGGTGGCATCCAGGAAACGGCGCAGGCCTTGTTTTTGAACGACTTTGAACAGCTAGACACCCAGCAGCGCCACCTCGTGATGCAGGCCGTGGCCGGCGGCACCCCACCCGGCGCCACCTGGCAAACGCTCGACGCCAGCCGTTTTTTCGAAGAAATGCTGGCCGAGCTGACCGAAACCTACTACGCCCACCCGCTGGCCCAGGAGGAAATCGGCTACGTGGGCATGGCCGACCTGCCCGCCTGGACGAAAATTGGCCTCAACGAAAAAGAGGACCGGGAAATACCAATGGGCAAATGA
- a CDS encoding L-lactate MFS transporter produces the protein MADTSTSILDRSRTIAGPGYNRWLVPPAALAIHLAIGQAYAFSVFNKPLGSLISGDPAKPDALDWTPTQIGITFSIAIVLLGLSAALFGKWLERVGPRKAMLASALCFGGGFLIGSLGVHLHNIFLLYFGYGFVGGIGLGIGYISPVSTLIKWFPDRKGVATGMAIMGFGGGAMIGSPLAVALMGHFKGSAPQGVAPTFIVMGLIYFLFMQFGVWTIRVPADDWKPAGYVPNEEHSALITTGNVSADNAIKTPQFWLLWVVLLCNVTAGIGVLETASPLIQAVISGTAKGKGMTEAALIAAGAGFVGLLSLFNLLGRFFWSSASDKLGRKTTYAIYFGLGALLYAVAPTLGQNAQLSLYVIVICVIISMYGGGFATAPAYLSDLFGKYQVGAIHGRLLTAWSTAGVLGPLIVHLLHDNAKSSGLTGAASYQNVFYTMAGLLVVGLLADLAVTAVKEQYYEKGPVTVEAGGH, from the coding sequence ATGGCCGATACTTCGACCTCAATACTCGACCGGAGCCGCACCATTGCGGGCCCCGGCTACAACCGCTGGCTGGTGCCCCCGGCAGCCCTGGCCATTCACCTGGCCATCGGGCAGGCCTACGCCTTCAGCGTGTTCAACAAGCCGCTGGGCTCGCTCATCAGCGGCGACCCGGCCAAGCCCGACGCCCTGGACTGGACGCCCACCCAAATCGGCATCACGTTTTCCATCGCCATTGTGCTGCTGGGCTTGTCGGCCGCCTTGTTTGGCAAGTGGCTGGAGCGCGTGGGGCCCCGCAAGGCCATGCTGGCGTCGGCGCTGTGCTTCGGCGGTGGCTTCCTCATCGGCTCGCTGGGCGTTCATCTGCATAACATTTTCCTGCTTTATTTCGGCTACGGCTTCGTAGGTGGCATCGGCCTGGGCATCGGCTACATTTCGCCGGTGAGCACGCTCATCAAGTGGTTCCCCGACCGCAAGGGCGTGGCCACGGGCATGGCCATCATGGGCTTCGGCGGCGGCGCCATGATTGGCTCGCCGCTGGCAGTGGCCCTGATGGGGCACTTTAAGGGTTCGGCGCCGCAGGGCGTGGCCCCCACGTTCATCGTCATGGGCCTCATCTACTTCCTGTTCATGCAGTTCGGCGTCTGGACCATCCGGGTGCCGGCCGACGACTGGAAGCCCGCCGGCTACGTGCCCAACGAGGAGCACAGCGCCCTCATCACCACCGGCAACGTATCGGCCGACAACGCCATCAAAACGCCGCAGTTCTGGCTGCTGTGGGTGGTGCTGCTCTGCAATGTAACGGCCGGCATTGGCGTGCTCGAAACCGCGTCGCCGCTCATCCAGGCCGTTATTTCGGGTACTGCGAAAGGCAAGGGCATGACCGAAGCCGCGCTTATTGCGGCCGGGGCCGGCTTCGTGGGTTTGCTCAGCCTGTTCAATTTGCTGGGGCGCTTCTTCTGGTCCTCTGCCTCGGATAAACTGGGGCGTAAGACCACCTACGCCATCTACTTCGGGCTAGGGGCCCTGTTGTACGCGGTTGCGCCTACGCTTGGCCAAAACGCGCAGCTGTCCCTTTACGTAATCGTAATATGCGTGATTATCAGCATGTACGGCGGCGGTTTTGCGACTGCTCCCGCTTACCTGTCTGACTTGTTCGGTAAGTACCAAGTGGGCGCCATCCATGGCCGCTTGCTCACGGCCTGGAGCACGGCCGGCGTGCTGGGGCCCCTGATCGTGCACTTGCTGCACGACAACGCCAAGAGCAGCGGCTTGACTGGTGCGGCTTCTTACCAAAACGTGTTTTACACCATGGCCGGCCTGCTAGTAGTGGGGCTGCTCGCCGACTTGGCTGTGACGGCCGTGAAGGAGCAGTACTACGAGAAGGGCCCCGTTACCGTCGAAGCCGGCGGCCACTAG